The following coding sequences are from one Triticum aestivum cultivar Chinese Spring chromosome 5A, IWGSC CS RefSeq v2.1, whole genome shotgun sequence window:
- the LOC123106715 gene encoding GDSL esterase/lipase At5g55050, which yields MGSCGGMVVSRGWPCVLLLLACCWLCEAGAGLAPALYVLGDSQADAGTNNHLVTVLRADHPHNGVDYPGCKATGRFSNGKNFVDFLAEHLKLPSSPPPYLSICNTPSSNSIYLTGVNFASGGAGVLNQTNQGQCISFDHQIDHQFSKVNASLVQQLGQAQASAHLSRSIFAVAIGGNDILNYVRPSLVNQVLSPCPPTQSPDEFVSSLALSLKDQLQRLYKLGMRRMFIIGAAPLGCCPVLRGKDECDALANYMSAQYNIKVASLLRDKYPDMLYSLFDPSIALLDYFQRPEANGYAVVDAACCGLGGKKNAMFSCTPASSLCNNRTNHVFWDFVHPTEITAQKLTAIAFHGSAPFVTPRNVGQLCPM from the exons ATGGGCTCTTGTGGTGGGATGGTGGTCTCTCGTGGATGGCCTTGCGTCCTGCTCCTGCTGGCTTGTTGCTGGCTGTGCGAGGCCGGCGCGGGGTTGGCCCCGGCGCTATACGTGCTCGGCGATTCGCAGGCGGACGCCGGGACCAACAACCACCTGGTGACGGTGCTCAGGGCGGACCACCCGCACAACGGCGTCGACTACCCGGGCTGCAAGGCCACCGGCAGGTTCAGCAACGGCAAGAACTTCGTCGACTTCCTCG CTGAACATCTGAAGCTACCGAGCAGCCCTCCTCCATACCTGTCCATCTGCAACACCCCAAGCAGCAATTCCATATATCTGACTGGTGTCAACTTCGCTTCAGGAGGTGCAGGGGTATTAAATCAAACAAATCAG GGTCAGTGCATCAGCTTCGACCACCAAATCGATCACCAATTCTCCAAGGTGAATGCATCACTGGTGCAGCAGCTCGGCCAGGCTCAGGCTTCGGCACACCTGAGCAGATCGATCTTCGCCGTTGCAATCGGTGGCAACGACATACTCAATTACGTCCGTCCAAGTCTTGTGAACCAGGTGCTAAGCCCTTGTCCTCCAACTCAGTCTCCTGATGAGTTCGTCTCCTCGTTGGCTCTCTCGCTGAAAGACCAGCTGCAG AGGCTGTACAAACTCGGGATGCGCAGGATGTTCATCATCGGGGCAGCGCCACTGGGGTGCTGCCCGGTGCTGCGGGGGAAGGACGAGTGCGACGCACTAGCAAACTACATGTCAGCTCAGTACAACATCAAGGTGGCTTCCCTCCTGCGCGACAAGTACCCAGATATGCTCTACTCCTTGTTCGACCCATCCATTGCATTGCTCGATTACTTCCAGCGACCAGAAGCAAACG GTTACGCTGTGGTGGATGCAGCGTGCTGCGGGCTAGGAGGGAAGAAAAACGCCATGTTTAGCTGCACTCCGGCCAGCTCCCTCTGCAACAACCGGACCAACCATGTTTTCTGGGACTTTGTGCACCCCACGGAGATCACCGCGCAGAAGCTCACGGCAATTGCCTTCCACGGATCAGCACCCTTCGTGACCCCCAGAAATGTTGGGCAGCTATGTCCTATGTGA